From a region of the Fundulus heteroclitus isolate FHET01 unplaced genomic scaffold, MU-UCD_Fhet_4.1 scaffold_28, whole genome shotgun sequence genome:
- the LOC110368169 gene encoding uncharacterized protein LOC110368169, whose product MQMPLSHSYLRTQEFSSCSLGNMQLLVNKLPSISAGGRTWLAELQNLTKGSQLALGEFRAILRLSVSAPVITDIEKVAQTFHMPDETLLSSVISSLEVAIVQHFPLSTSIELPKFDWNPRQRPADYITQAAETWIKHTGVDPKTNCSNLGELFRGAVLDGVPSLVSLLMKQNPDIPGCSYARWETCLIDYLHVAQREDRKSKQDLEDLQLQLLKLQLLEAKRKVTKRKQELTQRTVSAGASCGAQTLTVPPQSNFIQGGGPPPPLFCSVFDSRFAVPVYGRGSHCDSQCRHGDRTRRPSRRGGHVRTFRPSTDICFKCGLSGHWARDCFASLNPGMKSWHELPSGRSVPQKRDNAPMNNVSSPWRSGQRS is encoded by the coding sequence atgcagatgcccttgtcaCACAGTTATTTAAGAACACAGGAGTTTTCTAGTTGTTCACTTGGTAACATGCAacttctggtgaataaactccCCAGTATCAGTGCTGGTGGTCGAACATGGCTGGCTGAATTACAAAATTTAACCAAAGGCTCACAACTGGCTCTCGGTGAGTTTAGAgccattttaagactttctgTGTCTGCGCCTGTAATAACGGATATTGAAAAGGTTGCTCAAACGTTTCATATGCCTgatgaaactttattgtcttCAGTAATTTCTTCCTTGGAAGTTGCAATTGTACAACACTTTCCATTGTCCACATCAATTGAGCTTCCTAAATTTGACTGGAACCCACGACAGCGTCCTGCAGATTACATAACTCAAGCTGCAGAGACATGGATCAAACACACgggtgtggatcctaaaacaaattgctccaatctgggtgaattatttagagGGGCAGTTTTGGATGGGGTTCCTTCTTTAGTGTCCCTGCTTATGAAACAAAATCCTGATATACCTGGGTGTTCGTATGCTCGCTGGGAAACCTGTTTGATCGACTATTTGCATGTGGCTCAAAGGGAGGACAGGAAGTCGAAGCAGGACTTAGAGGACTTGCAACTTCAATTACTTAAATTACAGTTACTAGAAGCAAAGCGGAAAGTGACCAAGAGAAAGCAGGAGCTGACACAAAGAACTGTCTCTGCGGGTGCATCATGTGGTGCTCAGACCCTGACGGTTCCACCACAGTCTAATTTCATTCAAGGAGGGGGGCCACCTCCTCCGCTTTTCTGTTCTGTATTTGATTCCAGATTTGCTGTTCCTGTGTATGGACGCGGATCTCATTGTGACAGTCAGTGCAGACATGGAGACAGGACCAGGAGACCGAGTAGACGGGGCGGACATGTCAGAACTTTTCGACCATCTACAGACATCTGCTTTAAATGTGGTCTCTCTGGGCACTGGGCCAGGGACTGTTTCGCATCACTAAATCCTGGCATGAAATCCTGGCATGAGCTCCCATCCggaaggtcagtaccccagaaaagggataacgctcccatgaacaatgtttcctcaccctggagAAGTGGCCAGCGCTCATGA